A region of Candidatus Roizmanbacteria bacterium DNA encodes the following proteins:
- a CDS encoding response regulator: MAQKKILLVEDDQFLHQLYSDLLKNEHYDVTGTVDGKKAFDMIKKNTWDLVLLDVMLPGMDGFEIMDALTEEQIKLKCPVIFLTNLDASDNDKKRLAKAADHWIKSDMSPPQFVEKVNALLK, encoded by the coding sequence ATGGCTCAAAAAAAGATACTTCTTGTTGAGGATGATCAGTTTCTGCATCAGCTCTATTCCGATCTATTGAAAAACGAACACTATGATGTCACGGGGACCGTTGACGGCAAGAAGGCTTTTGATATGATTAAAAAAAATACCTGGGATCTCGTACTCCTTGATGTAATGCTGCCCGGTATGGATGGGTTTGAGATTATGGATGCTTTAACCGAAGAGCAGATAAAGCTAAAATGCCCGGTAATTTTTTTGACCAATCTTGATGCCAGTGATAATGATAAAAAGAGACTGGCAAAAGCGGCTGACCACTGGATAAAAAGCGATATGTCGCCGCCTCAATTTGTAGAGAAAGTAAACGCTCTTTTGAAGTGA
- a CDS encoding type IV secretion system DNA-binding domain-containing protein, with amino-acid sequence MDQALFDGVISRLIFFGFVVIGAIIASLLTIGFTYLLVIYIRLKKREQMAYEMITLQVIVPKDNEIKVDAAEQMFASFSSLKKSSGWLSFLDVSDAMAFEIVGTKSDIRFYVSAPSKIVDLVEKTIYGYYPSADIKKVDEPNIFTEHGKVAFQAMKASKETYMPLKTYRDIPNDTMAAITSALSKMDDDEGAIIQILIRGADSSWKSEGRSFISSTKKKEADPNEATFETSQKTLEKIDEKTSKPAFETMIRIVVSAKNSDTADAHLRNITNAFTQFDSDHNELTSPKIWFKSGFMMNFIYKFFPAFEMPGTKLTSIMTVDELASMFHFPNKTVETPNIQWLKAKSASVAAEVPMTGGTHIGYGYYRGVRRPVNIHLKDRMRHMYIIGKTGVGKSELLKEMIKQDINDGKGVCVIDPHGDLIDDTLRYIPPERAEDVILFDPSETERPMGLNLLEAQTEEQKHFITGAIINLMYKLYDPQRTGIIGPRFEHAVRNAMLTIMSEEGSTFIEIVRIMTDQKFVQELLPKVKDPIVRRYWTDQIAQTSDFHKSEVLDYIVSKFGRFVTNKMMRNIIGQSKSSFDFRNVMDDGKILLINLSKGKLGEENSTFLGLLIIPKILAAAMSRVDTPEEDRRDFFLYVDEFQNFATPDFAVILSEARKYHLSLTVANQFIGQMDEEVKNAVFGNVGTLMSFRVGVTDASYLAREFQPRFNESDLINIERFHGYMKTIVNNEPVEPFSVDMTKDMDELKKARNEKIAQAIIQLSKLKYGKPVELVEAAISQRARL; translated from the coding sequence ATGGATCAAGCATTATTTGACGGTGTCATCAGCCGGCTCATTTTCTTCGGCTTTGTAGTCATCGGCGCAATCATTGCGTCGCTTCTTACTATTGGTTTCACATATCTCCTGGTGATCTATATCCGATTGAAAAAACGGGAACAAATGGCATATGAAATGATCACCCTTCAGGTGATAGTCCCGAAAGACAATGAGATCAAGGTTGATGCGGCTGAACAGATGTTTGCATCCTTCTCTTCTCTTAAAAAGAGCAGCGGCTGGCTGAGTTTTTTGGATGTTAGTGATGCCATGGCATTTGAGATTGTGGGGACAAAATCAGATATCCGGTTCTATGTGTCTGCTCCAAGCAAGATTGTTGATTTGGTTGAAAAAACTATCTACGGATACTATCCGTCCGCGGATATCAAAAAAGTGGATGAACCGAATATTTTTACCGAGCACGGTAAAGTTGCTTTTCAGGCAATGAAAGCAAGCAAGGAGACATACATGCCATTGAAAACATACCGCGATATCCCGAACGACACGATGGCGGCAATTACCTCTGCCCTTTCAAAGATGGATGATGATGAAGGGGCAATCATCCAGATCCTGATTCGCGGAGCGGATTCAAGCTGGAAATCAGAAGGAAGATCATTTATCTCCAGTACCAAAAAGAAAGAGGCCGACCCGAATGAAGCGACATTTGAGACTTCACAGAAAACTCTGGAAAAAATTGATGAAAAAACGTCTAAACCTGCCTTTGAGACTATGATACGCATTGTTGTATCGGCCAAAAACAGTGACACTGCCGACGCTCATCTACGAAATATCACCAACGCTTTTACCCAATTTGATTCCGATCACAATGAACTGACGAGTCCTAAAATATGGTTTAAGTCAGGATTTATGATGAACTTTATCTACAAGTTCTTTCCCGCATTTGAGATGCCCGGGACAAAACTTACTTCGATTATGACCGTGGATGAACTGGCATCAATGTTTCATTTCCCGAACAAGACTGTGGAAACACCTAATATCCAATGGCTGAAAGCAAAATCAGCTTCCGTAGCGGCTGAAGTCCCTATGACCGGAGGGACACATATCGGCTACGGCTACTATCGAGGTGTCAGACGGCCCGTCAATATTCACCTTAAAGACCGAATGCGCCACATGTATATCATCGGAAAAACCGGTGTAGGAAAATCAGAACTTTTGAAAGAGATGATAAAACAGGATATCAATGACGGAAAAGGTGTCTGCGTCATCGATCCTCATGGAGATTTGATAGATGATACTCTAAGATATATCCCGCCGGAACGCGCCGAAGATGTTATTCTGTTTGATCCTTCAGAAACCGAACGTCCGATGGGTCTCAATCTCCTGGAAGCACAAACTGAGGAGCAGAAGCACTTCATCACGGGAGCCATCATCAACCTGATGTACAAACTGTACGATCCCCAAAGGACTGGTATTATCGGTCCGAGATTCGAACATGCTGTCCGTAATGCCATGCTGACCATTATGTCCGAAGAAGGCTCAACCTTTATCGAAATCGTACGTATTATGACCGATCAGAAATTTGTTCAGGAGCTTTTGCCGAAAGTGAAAGACCCGATTGTCCGAAGATACTGGACTGATCAGATCGCCCAGACTTCAGATTTTCATAAATCCGAAGTTCTGGATTATATCGTTTCGAAGTTCGGACGTTTCGTTACGAACAAAATGATGAGAAATATTATCGGACAATCAAAATCATCATTTGATTTCAGGAATGTGATGGACGACGGGAAAATTCTTTTGATCAATTTATCCAAAGGAAAACTGGGAGAAGAGAACTCGACGTTCCTGGGACTTCTTATCATTCCGAAGATCCTGGCTGCGGCTATGAGCCGGGTGGATACTCCGGAAGAAGACCGTCGTGATTTTTTCCTGTATGTAGATGAGTTCCAGAACTTCGCAACACCTGACTTTGCCGTCATTCTTTCAGAGGCACGAAAATATCATCTCAGTCTGACCGTGGCAAACCAGTTTATCGGACAGATGGATGAGGAAGTGAAAAATGCAGTATTCGGTAACGTTGGTACTCTCATGTCATTCCGTGTCGGAGTAACGGATGCATCCTACTTAGCTCGTGAGTTCCAGCCCCGTTTCAATGAAAGTGACTTGATCAATATCGAACGCTTCCATGGGTACATGAAAACGATTGTAAACAATGAACCTGTCGAACCTTTCTCGGTCGATATGACAAAAGATATGGACGAACTGAAGAAAGCCCGCAATGAGAAGATTGCCCAGGCTATCATACAGCTTTCAAAACTCAAGTACGGGAAACCTGTCGAGCTTGTTGAAGCGGCAATCTCTCAGCGTGCCCGCCTTTAA